The genomic window TCATTGTTTGGGCCGAGAAAGCTGCCGGCGCCAGTTTCGTTGTCGTTGATAGTCCGACAGGAGATATGCACAATTCCCCGAGAACAACTAGGAAAAAGCTCAGCACAAGCCATAACGGATTCACTAATGTTTCTGTACCGTTTACATATGACGGTATGATCATGACAAGGAAGGATAAACCGGCAAAAAGTAAACCGAGAGCAAACTTTTGTGTAGTTGTTGGCTGACGTTTTCCCATTTTAACCCAAAACCAAGCAAATACAGGTGCTAGAAAAATAATAAACAGCGGATTTAATGATTGGAACCAGGAAGATTGAATATCCAAACCGGCAAAATGCAGCTGTGTACGCTTGTCTGCATATGTCGCCAAAATAATGGATCCCTGCTCCTGGATAGCCCAGAATACGATTGCCGAAATAAATAGCGGAATATAGGCAATAAGCCTTGAACGTTCCACTTCTGTTGTTTTCGAGCTGCGGTACATAAAAATAAAATACAAAGTAGGAATGACAATTCCAAGGATACTAACAAGGAGCGTAAACCTGTCGATTGTTAAAATGCCAGTTGGAATGGTAATTCCAACTAAAATAATGATAATTAATGCGCCAATTCCTATTTTGGTAAATACGCTTTTTCTTTCTTCTTTTGTTAAAGGATTTGGAACATAAGTGCCTGCAAGTCCAAGGTTCTTCTTTTTCGTTAAAACAAAAACGATCAGTCCTAAGAACATACCGATTGCTGCAAGGCTGAATCCGAGATGGAAATTATATTTCTGGCCAACTGTACCTACGATCAGCGGAGAGAGAAATGCACCAAGGTTAATACCCATATAGAAAATGCTGAATCCGGAATCTCTCCGAGCATCTTCATCGCTGTATAATTCCCCCACGACAGTGGACACATTCGGCTTTAGTAGTCCGGTACCGATGACAATCAATCCCATTGAAATAAATAAAGCAGTGATGCTTCCAGGTAAAGATAAAACAATATGCCCAAACATGATTAGAATACCGCCGTAGAAAACGGTCTTCGCAGTACCAAACAGGCGGTCAGCCAACCAGCCTCCGATAATGCCGGACATGTAAACTAAAGATCCGTAAACGGCCATAATTGACGCTGCAGTTGCTTCATCAAGCCCTAATCCGCCTTTAGAGATTTCATAATACATATAGTAGAGAAGAATCGCTCTCATACCATAATATGAAAAACGTTCCCAAAACTCAGTAAAAAATAGAGTGGATAATCCTTTAGGGTGCCCAAAAAAACCTTTCTGGGGAACGCTTTCAAGAATTTTGTCTTTGTTATTCGTTGACATCATACAACCTCCTTATTCAACATATTCCATAATACTTTTTTAAAATTGTATTGTCAAAATATTATTTCAGTATAACAATAAATTCCATGAAAGATACTTTTTCTTTCTTCCATGATTAATTTGTGTAAAAAGTGAAAAATCATGAACAGCACTTCGGCTCATTTTACAAAGTTCAAATAATCTTGATACTTGTCTCATATGTTTATAAAGAATCAATCTTTATTAAGGAGAGACAACATGAGTTCTTTTTTAAAAGGAACACTGCTGTTAGCAGCAGCAGCTTTTTTTAGCGAGTGTATCGAATTTCTTGTGAATATGGTCCTTGCAAATGAACTGGGGGAACGGGGGATGGGATTGTATATGTCCATTCTTCCTTCCATCTTTTTTATCGTTTTGCTTGCAAGTCTGGAATTGCCGATATCCATCTCAAAATTTATTGCCGAGCGGGATGGCAAATACCATAAAAGCATGCTTCAGCATGCAATCCGATTAACCATCATTTTTACCGCTTGCTTGTTTATTGTAACGGCTATCCTTATCCCGCATATTCCAATATTTCAGCATTACCATCCACTTTTAAAATGGCTTGTCATTTTTCTTATCCCAGTCGTCTCATTTTCTTCGATTGCAAGAGGATTTTTTATGGGAAAACAGCAAATGGGGAAAATAGCTGTTTCCAATTTTTTGCGGAAAGTGGTCCAACTCGGCCTTCTCGTACTCGTTTATCAGCTTTTTCAATTTGAAATGGAAACAGCGCTCCTTGTTGCGTTTTGTACATTGGTTGGAAGCGAATTTATCGTTTTTGTGTATTTGATTCACATGTTTCTCGTTCAGTTTCAACACTTAAAGCAGGGGCCACAAAATATCATTAGTAAGAAAACCGTTTTGCAAAACTTGATGGCCGTGTCGATCCCGACTAC from Bacillus methanolicus includes these protein-coding regions:
- a CDS encoding peptide MFS transporter, whose product is MSTNNKDKILESVPQKGFFGHPKGLSTLFFTEFWERFSYYGMRAILLYYMYYEISKGGLGLDEATAASIMAVYGSLVYMSGIIGGWLADRLFGTAKTVFYGGILIMFGHIVLSLPGSITALFISMGLIVIGTGLLKPNVSTVVGELYSDEDARRDSGFSIFYMGINLGAFLSPLIVGTVGQKYNFHLGFSLAAIGMFLGLIVFVLTKKKNLGLAGTYVPNPLTKEERKSVFTKIGIGALIIIILVGITIPTGILTIDRFTLLVSILGIVIPTLYFIFMYRSSKTTEVERSRLIAYIPLFISAIVFWAIQEQGSIILATYADKRTQLHFAGLDIQSSWFQSLNPLFIIFLAPVFAWFWVKMGKRQPTTTQKFALGLLFAGLSFLVMIIPSYVNGTETLVNPLWLVLSFFLVVLGELCISPVGLSTTTKLAPAAFSAQTMSLWFLTSASAQAINAQIVRFYEPETEIVYFGAIGVISVILGGILFMISPVMTKYMKGVH
- a CDS encoding polysaccharide biosynthesis protein, whose translation is MSSFLKGTLLLAAAAFFSECIEFLVNMVLANELGERGMGLYMSILPSIFFIVLLASLELPISISKFIAERDGKYHKSMLQHAIRLTIIFTACLFIVTAILIPHIPIFQHYHPLLKWLVIFLIPVVSFSSIARGFFMGKQQMGKIAVSNFLRKVVQLGLLVLVYQLFQFEMETALLVAFCTLVGSEFIVFVYLIHMFLVQFQHLKQGPQNIISKKTVLQNLMAVSIPTTAMRIFHAFTNAIEPFLIKAALVRSGFNENLATEHFGMLAGVAITIGFFPAFIAHSLLTMLIPTVSKAYAKKETLRMQRLLQQVMILTFSYGTFAVIIMYFLAEPLASLFFHSATAAGYLQMLWPYFLFHFFVIPMQAYLIGLGLMKDTFIHSIWSTVISFSLMYFLGSLPDFQMGGIIIGLNTGAVLLALMHYLTICKKIGISWSLRTYPRNI